One part of the Phragmites australis chromosome 3, lpPhrAust1.1, whole genome shotgun sequence genome encodes these proteins:
- the LOC133913347 gene encoding UDP-glycosyltransferase 83A1-like: MATRVIANSPPLRERERERSVAMAKGHVLVLPMPCQGHVTPLMELSHRLVDHGFEVTFVNTEVDHALVVAALQASSGGEAALGDGIRLASIPDGLADDEDRKDLNKLIDAYSRHMPGYLERLIADMEAAGRPRVKWLVGDVNMGWSFEVAKKLGIRVASFWPASLACLAIMLKIPKLIEDGLLNDNGLPQRHETFQLAPGMAPLHTSQLSWNNAGAPEGQHIIFDLITRNNRLNDLAEMVVCNSFHEAEAGAFKLFPNVLPIGPLFADREFQKPVGHFLPEDERCIKWLDARPDRSVVYVAFGSMAIFDPYQFEELAEGLELTGRPFLWVVRPDFTPGLSKVWLAEFQQRVAGRGMIVSWCSQQQVLAHRAVACFVSHCGWNSTMEGVRNGMPFLCWPYFCDQYLDRSYITNVWRTGLAVSPGSDGIVTKEELRSKVEQVIGDVKIKERARVFMDASRRCISEGGSSYENFTKFVNLLSE; this comes from the exons ATGGCTACACGAG TGATTGCCAACTCACCACctctcagagagagagagagagagagaagcgtAGCCATGGCAAAGGGACACGTCCTGGTGCTGCCGATGCCGTGCCAGGGCCACGTCACGCCGCTCATGGAGCTCTCCCACCGGCTGGTGGACCACGGCTTTGAAGTCACCTTCGTCAACACCGAGGTGGACCACGCGCTGGTGGTCGCTGCGCTGCAGGCGTCGTCGGGCGGCGAGGCGGCGCTTGGCGACGGCATCCGCCTGGCGTCCATCCCGGACGGGCTGGCCGACGACGAGGACCGCAAGGACCTCAACAAGCTCATCGACGCCTACTCGCGCCATATGCCGGGATATCTGGAGCGGCTCATCGCCGACATGGAGGCCGCCGGGAGGCCCAGGGTGAAGTGGCTCGTCGGCGACGTGAACATGGGGTGGTCCTTCGAGGTCGCCAAGAAGCTCGGCATCCGGGTCGCGTCCTTCTGGCCGGCGTCCTTGGCGTGCTTGGCCATCATGCTCAAGATCCCCAAGTTGATAGAGGATGGACTCCTCAACGACAACG GCCTGCCACAGCGGCACGAGACGTTCCAGCTCGCCCCGGGGATGGCGCCGCTGCACACGTCGCAGCTGTCGTGGAACAACGCCGGAGCGCCCGAGGGGCAGCACATCATCTTCGACCTGATCACCCGGAACAACAGGCTCAACGACCTCGCCGAGATGGTCGTCTGCAACTCGTTCCACGAGGCTGAGGCCGGTGCGTTCAAGCTCTTCCCGAACGTCCTGCCCATCGGCCCGCTATTCGCCGACCGGGAGTTCCAGAAGCCCGTGGGGCACTTCCTGCCGGAGGACGAGAGGTGCATCAAGTGGCTCGACGCGCGGCCCGACCGGTCCGTTGTGTACGTGGCCTTCGGCAGCATGGCCATCTTTGACCCGTACCAGTTCGAAGAGCTGGCCGAGGGGCTGGAGCTCACCGGCCGGCCGTTCCTGTGGGTGGTGCGGCCAGACTTCACCCCCGGCCTGAGCAAGGTGTGGCTCGCCGAGTTCCAGCAACGTGTAGCCGGCAGAGGCATGATCGTCAGTTGGTGCTCCCAACAGCAG GTTCTGGCGCACCGTGCGGTTGCGTGCTTCGTGTCGCACTGCGGGTGGAACTCGACGATGGAGGGGGTGAGGAACGGGATGCCGTTCCTGTGCTGGCCCTACTTCTGCGACCAGTACCTGGACCGGAGCTACATCACCAACGTGTGGAGGACCGGCCTGGCAGTATCGCCCGGCTCGGACGGCATCGTCACCAAGGAGGAGTTGAGGAGCAAGGTGGAGCAGGTCATCGGCGACGTCAAGATCAAGGAGAGGGCCCGGGTGTTCATGGACGCGTCTCGCCGGTGTATCAGCGAAGGCGGCTCCTCTTACGAGAACTTCACGAAGTTCGTGAACCTGCTAAGTGAATGA